A region of the Pseudobacteriovorax antillogorgiicola genome:
TGACGCCGAAGATTGGCTACGATAGGGCTGCGGCTATTGCAAAGTTTGCCCACGAGAATGGCGTGACGCTCAAGGAAGCTGCTGGCCAGCTAGGTCACCTAAGCGCAGAAGAGTTTGAACATGCGATTCAGCCGGAGGCCATGACCCAACCCTCAGGTGATTGAGTGCAACCGCCTTCGCGGCGGCCTCTTGATCAGTAGCCTTGATCAATTTCATTGAGACGTCGGCCCAGATTCTTAAGCTGGCTTTCCTCGCGCTCTTTCATCCGTTGAAAGGCGTCTTTCATATCAGGGTGGCCGAAGCCTTCAGCACAGTATTGATAGATGTGAGCCATGCTTTCCTTTGCTGCAATGGTATTTTCAATAACATCATCAAAATCCTCCCAGTCTTCAGCAAGAAGAAGATTTAAGTCGTGCTCTTGGTCCCTTGGATAGTAGTTTACCCAGTGGCGTTCGATGGATGGTTGAACATCATCGATGATCTGTTCCAGCGCCGCTTGATTGCGTTGCTCATGCTCGGCGAGATAGGTGAGTAGGTTCTTGCTGCGATGCTGCTGCTGCCTCGCTGCCTTACTCGCCAGTTTGCTGTGAAGTTGACGTCGATGCTCTTTCATATTGTTGAAGAGCTTCTTGACTTCGATGGTTGCCATGGCATCCCTCCTCTGTTCCATATCTCTCCTTTGCGATTGGAAGCTATGTTAAAACTTACCTCACCAGTAAAGCAGCAAGTTCCTTGCCAAACTTAGAAAGCCCTTTTTTCAGGAAAGTTAGGGCAAACCTGTAACCTATAACCTACAGATGGCTGGTTGGTGTAGCCTATGTCGAACATACGCAAGACCTTTCGACTAGAGTTTTTGCCCAGACGGGAGTAGTCTTGCTCAGACGACGTTATCTATAAGATATGGAGCCTGATGTGCCATTAAGCGATGACCCTTTGCACCTGATGATGACCCGTAAGTCAACCAGCTTGCTCGAAGAACCTGTTCCAAGTCCAGAGCAGTTAAAACGAATCATCCATGTGGCTTGCACAGCACCCGACCATGGTTGCTTGGAGCCATATCGCTTCGTGGTGGTGCAGGGAGAAGCCCGGCTTCGTCTAGCCGATGCCTTTGCAGCAACATTAAAGCGTGAGCAGCCTGACGCTCCAGATGCCAAGATTGAGAAGGCTCGATCGAAGGCACTTGTTGCACCAATGCAAATATTCATCATCTGTTCACCAAAGGCTGGAAAAATCCCTCTCTGGGAGCAGCAGGCAACTGCCGCGTGTGCAGGCTTTGGTCTAACAATTGGGGCGCATGGCCTAGGTTTTGGAGCGATTTGGAAAAGCTTTGGTTTGGGGATTGGGCCTGAGCTTGATGGATTCCTAGCTTTGTCGGAAGGGGAGAGTGTCCTGGGCTGGGTTAATGTAGGAACTCCAAAGCGCTTTGATGATAG
Encoded here:
- a CDS encoding ferritin family protein produces the protein MATIEVKKLFNNMKEHRRQLHSKLASKAARQQQHRSKNLLTYLAEHEQRNQAALEQIIDDVQPSIERHWVNYYPRDQEHDLNLLLAEDWEDFDDVIENTIAAKESMAHIYQYCAEGFGHPDMKDAFQRMKEREESQLKNLGRRLNEIDQGY
- a CDS encoding nitroreductase, which translates into the protein MPLSDDPLHLMMTRKSTSLLEEPVPSPEQLKRIIHVACTAPDHGCLEPYRFVVVQGEARLRLADAFAATLKREQPDAPDAKIEKARSKALVAPMQIFIICSPKAGKIPLWEQQATAACAGFGLTIGAHGLGFGAIWKSFGLGIGPELDGFLALSEGESVLGWVNVGTPKRFDDSPRRDVDVDAKLTVVTV